A single genomic interval of Candidatus Marinimicrobia bacterium CG08_land_8_20_14_0_20_45_22 harbors:
- a CDS encoding site-specific DNA-methyltransferase gives MKNDSFQFNRIVQGDCLVGMSEMPDASVDLIVTDPPFAIEFKAKRSNYHRTASRVLEGYHEISTADYGQFTHQWMSAAFRVLKPTGSMYVFSGWNHLKDILTAIDDIGFITVNHLIWKYQFGVVTKRRFVTSHYHCLFVCKDEKKRKFFPFSRFDPTARDAQGGSLHYHDKEDVWSIHREYWHGDQKTPTKLPSEIIRKILSYSSEENDIVFDPFLGSGQVTVVSKAMNRRYFGFEINPEYYEFAKKRLDQNAYRLKPDNE, from the coding sequence ATGAAGAACGATTCTTTTCAGTTCAACCGAATCGTTCAGGGTGATTGTCTCGTCGGTATGTCAGAAATGCCGGATGCAAGCGTCGATCTGATCGTGACCGATCCGCCGTTTGCCATTGAATTTAAGGCAAAGCGAAGCAATTATCATCGGACGGCAAGCCGCGTTCTGGAAGGCTACCATGAGATTTCAACTGCCGACTACGGACAATTTACGCATCAATGGATGTCAGCCGCCTTTCGTGTTCTCAAACCAACGGGAAGCATGTATGTCTTTTCCGGGTGGAATCATCTGAAGGACATTTTAACGGCGATCGACGATATTGGATTCATTACCGTGAATCATCTGATCTGGAAATATCAATTCGGCGTCGTCACGAAGCGACGGTTTGTGACGTCGCATTACCATTGTCTATTTGTCTGTAAAGACGAGAAAAAGCGAAAATTCTTTCCATTTTCGCGATTTGATCCGACGGCGCGGGATGCGCAGGGCGGCAGTTTGCATTACCATGACAAGGAAGACGTCTGGTCGATTCATCGCGAATACTGGCACGGCGATCAGAAAACGCCAACCAAATTGCCTTCGGAAATCATCCGGAAAATTCTTTCTTATTCCAGCGAAGAAAACGACATTGTTTTCGATCCATTTCTCGGCTCCGGTCAGGTTACCGTCGTCAGCAAGGCAATGAACCGACGGTATTTCGGTTTTGAGATCAATCCGGAATATTACGAATTTGCAAAAAAACGGCTTGACCAAAATGCCTATCGATTGAAACCTGACAATGAATAG